A window from Macaca nemestrina isolate mMacNem1 chromosome 8, mMacNem.hap1, whole genome shotgun sequence encodes these proteins:
- the LOC105476084 gene encoding delayed-rectifier potassium channel regulatory subunit KCNS2: MTGQSLWDVSEANVEDGEIRINVGGFKRRLRSHTLLRFPETRLGRLLLCHSREAILELCDDYDDVQREFYFDRNPELFPYVLHFYHTGKLHVMAELCVFSFSQEIEYWGINEFFIDSCCSYSYHGRKVEPEQEKWDEQSDQESTTSSFDEILAFYNDASKFDGQPLGNFRRQLWLALDNPGYSVLSRVFSILSILVVMGSIITMCLNSLPDFQIPDSQGNPGEDPRFEIVEHFGIAWFTFELVARFAVAPDFLKFFKNALNLIDLMSIVPFYITLVVNLVVESTPTLANLGRVAQVLRLMRIFRILKLARHSTGLRSLGATLKYSYKEVGLLLLYLSVGISIFSVVAYTIEKEENEGLATIPACWWWATVSMTTVGYGDVVPGTTAGKLTASACILAGILVVVLPITLIFNKFSHFYRRQKQLESAMRSCDFGDGMKEVPSVNLRDYYAHKVKSLMASLTNMSRSSPSELSLNDSLH, from the coding sequence ATGACCGGCCAGAGCCTGTGGGACGTGTCGGAGGCCAACGTCGAGGACGGGGAGATCCGCATCAACGTGGGCGGCTTCAAGAGGAGGCTGCGCTCGCACACGCTGCTGCGCTTTCCCGAGACGCGCCTGGGCCGCCTGCTGCTCTGCCACTCGCGGGAGGCCATTCTGGAGCTCTGTGATGACTACGACGACGTCCAGCGGGAGTTCTACTTTGACCGCAACCCTGAGCTCTTCCCCTACGTGCTGCATTTCTATCACACCGGCAAGCTTCACGTCATGGCTGAGCTGTGCGTATTCTCCTTCAGCCAGGAGATCGAGTACTGGGGCATCAACGAGTTCTTCATTGACTCCTGCTGCAGCTACAGCTACCATGGTCGCAAAGTGGAGCCCGAGCAGGAGAAGTGGGACGAGCAGAGTGACCAGGAGAGCACCACGTCTTCCTTCGATGAGATCCTTGCCTTCTACAACGACGCCTCCAAGTTCGATGGGCAGCCCCTTGGCAACTTCCGCAGGCAGCTGTGGCTGGCCCTGGACAACCCTGGCTACTCAGTGCTGAGCAGGGTCTTCAGCATCCTGTCCATTCTGGTGGTGATGGGGTCCATCATCACCATGTGCCTCAATAGCCTGCCTGACTTCCAAATCCCTGATAGCCAGGGCAACCCTGGCGAGGACCCTAGGTTCGAAATCGTGGAGCACTTTGGCATCGCCTGGTTCACATTTGAGCTGGTGGCCAGGTTTGCTGTGGCCCCTGACTTCCTCAAGTTCTTCAAGAATGCCCTAAACCTTATTGACCTCATGTCCATCGTCCCCTTTTACATAACTCTAGTGGTGAACCTGGTGGTGGAGAGCACACCTACCTTAGCCAACTTGGGCAGGGTGGCCCAGGTCCTGAGGCTGATGCGGATCTTCCGCATCTTAAAGCTGGCCAGGCACTCCACGGGCCTCCGCTCCCTGGGGGCCACTTTGAAATACAGCTACAAAGAAGTAGGGCTGCTCTTGCTTTACCTCTCCGTCGGAATTTCCATCTTCTCCGTGGTGGCCTACACCATTGAAAAGGAGGAGAACGAGGGCCTGGCCACCATCCCCGCCTGCTGGTGGTGGGCTACTGTCAGTATGACCACAGTAGGGTACGGGGATGTGGTCCCAGGGACCACGGCAGGGAAGCTGACTGCCTCTGCCTGCATCTTGGCAGGCATCCTCGTGGTGGTCCTGCCCATCACCTTGATCTTCAATAAGTTCTCCCACTTTTACCGGCGCCAAAAGCAACTTGAGAGTGCCATGCGCAGCTGTGACTTTGGAGATGGAATGAAGGAGGTCCCTTCAGTCAATTTAAGGGACTATTATGCCCATAAAGTTAAATCCCTCATGGCAAGCCTGACGAACATGAGCAGGAGCTCACCAAGTGAACTCAGTTTAAATGATTCACTACATTAG